In Pseudoalteromonas translucida KMM 520, the following are encoded in one genomic region:
- the adhP gene encoding alcohol dehydrogenase AdhP codes for MKAAINNEFKGKLQIIDMPIPEVGINDVLVKIAACGVCHTDLHACHGDWPVAPKMPLVPGHEGVGVIEKVGSNIKHLEVGDRVGVPWLYSACGHCEYCLDGRETLCLSQHNTGYSIDGSYAEYCLAHGDYVVKIPEGLGFSEAAPLFCAGVTTYKALKVSGAKPGQWVAIVGVGGLGHLAVQYAKAMGFNVIAVDTGKEKLALAKELGADITLDFKEVVPSEAIFEQVGGAHAVVCTAVSKPGFEQAYKSVRRGGKCVLVGLPPEDMPLPIFDTVLNGVSVVGSIVGTRKDLQECLEFAAQGKVKAIIEEKRLEDINEIFDDMLKGEINGRIVVTI; via the coding sequence ATGAAAGCTGCAATTAATAATGAATTTAAAGGTAAATTACAGATAATAGATATGCCTATCCCAGAGGTTGGCATAAATGATGTACTAGTAAAAATAGCGGCCTGTGGGGTATGTCATACCGATTTACATGCATGTCATGGCGATTGGCCTGTTGCACCTAAAATGCCTTTAGTACCGGGCCACGAAGGCGTAGGTGTAATTGAAAAGGTTGGTAGCAATATTAAACACCTAGAAGTAGGCGATCGCGTTGGTGTACCTTGGCTTTATAGTGCATGCGGGCATTGTGAGTATTGCTTAGATGGCAGAGAAACCCTGTGTTTGTCACAACATAATACCGGCTACTCTATAGATGGTAGTTACGCCGAATATTGTTTAGCACACGGTGACTACGTAGTAAAAATACCCGAAGGGCTTGGTTTTTCAGAAGCGGCGCCATTATTTTGCGCTGGAGTAACCACGTATAAAGCACTTAAAGTGTCAGGGGCTAAACCCGGGCAATGGGTCGCTATCGTGGGAGTGGGCGGTCTTGGGCACTTAGCTGTACAGTATGCTAAAGCAATGGGGTTTAATGTTATAGCAGTTGATACCGGCAAAGAAAAACTAGCGCTGGCTAAAGAGCTTGGCGCAGACATTACCCTCGACTTTAAAGAAGTGGTCCCCAGCGAAGCCATTTTTGAACAAGTAGGCGGCGCGCATGCAGTCGTGTGTACTGCAGTTTCAAAGCCTGGTTTTGAGCAAGCTTATAAAAGTGTACGCCGTGGTGGTAAGTGTGTGTTAGTTGGTTTACCGCCAGAGGATATGCCATTACCTATTTTTGACACAGTATTAAATGGTGTGTCAGTTGTGGGCTCTATTGTAGGTACTCGAAAAGATTTACAAGAGTGCTTAGAATTTGCAGCACAAGGTAAAGTAAAAGCAATTATTGAAGAAAAACGCTTAGAGGATATTAACGAAATTTTTGATGATATGCTTAAAGGCGAAATTAACGGTCGTATAGTTGTTACTATTTAA